From Firmicutes bacterium CAG:345, the proteins below share one genomic window:
- a CDS encoding putative hybrid sensory kinase (product inferred by homology to UniProt) produces the protein MKKIKKINRKWAILAVFNVGFITASISTSIIYSKNVQDNQQNNNLTNFITNIESLKQVSQNYINNEINSVNNWSNYISIENKNLDNALDYLRKINTNKKRYAHIIDMDNFEAYSSFYPKGEEKITIYEKYFYDNITEYEHSFKNNMLKIFNEQSSLTVLGKYAIPETSGGQALSVGKRVTIKTDNGNKDYLLLRVIPIDEIQKNWIFPTAYKSAEVGIITRKGDYVIQSSSMKSMSFLEFIRGYNFQDDYNKVYELGNLIESTDSGTLYYNNSKSEKCVWYYSSFDENSELDILGCIRYDELQTTNKDWLIVLIICGTILLLGIVDGIYLKNINKKLKESAEEAKQANKAKSYFLSAMSHDIRTPLNAILGMTYIAKNNLDNPDYAKECLNKSSAASQQLLTLINDILDISKIESGKLFLTYQTTSISSVFDTLTEIIKPLALNKKITFTHNLHNIDYNYVSTDKSRLEQICLNLLSNAVKYTNEHGKINLDISEKKLNDEEVLLIIIVEDNGIGMSEEFQKTMYQSFTKEINTQVNKTQGTGLGLYIIKLIVDAMGGKISCNSKVNIGTKFKIELNLKIVETPENIDTDKEIDYKKLKGLHILVAEDNKLNREIIQTILQDNEIECELTENGLECINKLLEGPSNTYNAIIMDVHMPIMDGISATKIIRKGHKEFDEIPIIAMTADAFKEDINNCLEAGMDAHLAKPINVKVLLDLLYNLTENK, from the coding sequence TTGAAAAAAATTAAAAAAATAAATAGAAAATGGGCAATTTTAGCTGTTTTCAATGTTGGGTTTATTACGGCTTCTATTTCAACATCAATTATTTATTCAAAAAATGTTCAGGATAATCAACAAAACAATAATTTAACCAACTTTATTACCAATATTGAATCTCTAAAACAAGTTTCTCAAAACTATATAAATAATGAAATAAATTCAGTAAACAATTGGTCAAATTATATTTCTATCGAAAATAAAAATTTAGATAATGCCTTAGATTATTTAAGGAAAATTAATACAAATAAAAAACGTTATGCCCATATTATCGATATGGACAATTTTGAAGCTTATTCTTCTTTCTATCCAAAAGGGGAAGAAAAAATAACAATTTATGAAAAATATTTCTATGACAATATAACAGAATATGAACATAGTTTTAAAAACAACATGTTAAAAATTTTCAACGAACAGTCATCGCTTACTGTTTTAGGAAAATATGCTATTCCAGAAACAAGTGGTGGACAAGCATTAAGCGTTGGGAAAAGAGTTACTATAAAAACAGATAATGGCAATAAAGATTATCTTTTATTAAGAGTTATCCCTATTGATGAAATTCAAAAAAACTGGATTTTTCCTACCGCATATAAATCAGCCGAAGTTGGAATTATAACAAGAAAAGGAGATTATGTTATCCAATCTTCTTCAATGAAATCAATGTCCTTTTTAGAGTTCATCAGAGGATATAATTTTCAAGATGATTATAATAAAGTTTATGAACTAGGAAATTTAATAGAAAGTACCGATAGTGGAACTTTATATTACAACAATTCAAAAAGTGAAAAATGTGTATGGTACTATTCTTCTTTCGATGAAAATTCAGAACTAGATATTCTTGGATGCATCAGATATGATGAGCTTCAAACTACCAATAAAGATTGGCTTATCGTATTAATTATCTGCGGAACAATTTTACTTTTAGGCATCGTAGATGGAATCTATCTTAAAAATATAAATAAAAAGCTCAAGGAATCAGCCGAAGAAGCTAAGCAAGCTAATAAAGCAAAATCATATTTTCTTTCAGCTATGTCACACGATATTCGAACCCCTTTAAATGCGATTTTAGGAATGACATATATCGCTAAAAATAATTTGGATAATCCCGATTATGCTAAAGAGTGTTTAAATAAATCATCTGCAGCTAGCCAACAATTATTAACTCTGATAAACGATATTCTCGATATTTCTAAAATAGAAAGTGGAAAACTATTTCTAACATATCAAACAACATCTATCTCTTCTGTTTTCGATACTTTAACTGAAATAATTAAACCTCTTGCATTAAATAAAAAAATTACATTTACCCATAATCTTCATAATATCGACTACAATTATGTTTCTACTGATAAGTCTCGATTAGAACAAATTTGTTTAAACTTGCTTTCCAATGCAGTTAAATATACCAATGAACATGGAAAAATAAATTTAGATATTTCTGAAAAAAAGCTAAATGACGAGGAAGTTCTACTGATAATCATCGTCGAAGATAATGGAATTGGTATGAGTGAAGAATTTCAAAAAACGATGTACCAATCATTTACTAAAGAAATTAATACACAAGTAAATAAAACTCAAGGAACCGGATTAGGTCTTTATATTATCAAATTAATTGTCGACGCCATGGGAGGAAAAATATCCTGTAATAGCAAGGTCAATATTGGAACAAAGTTCAAAATAGAACTCAATTTAAAAATAGTTGAAACTCCAGAAAATATAGATACTGATAAAGAAATAGATTATAAAAAATTAAAAGGACTTCATATTTTAGTTGCAGAAGATAACAAATTAAATAGAGAAATTATACAAACAATTTTACAAGATAATGAAATTGAATGTGAATTAACAGAAAATGGATTAGAATGCATCAATAAATTACTTGAAGGCCCTTCAAATACTTACAATGCTATAATTATGGATGTTCATATGCCTATAATGGATGGTATATCAGCGACAAAAATAATAAGAAAAGGACATAAAGAATTTGATGAAATTCCAATTATTGCTATGACAGCCGATGCCTTTAAAGAAGATATAAATAACTGTT